TACATCATTTGAAAGAAGatattcctttttgttttttctaacagTAGAAAAGTAGTTTCAGCgttaaactttaaaaattcaCAGCCTTTAACTCATCTCCTTTTTTGCAAGTTTTTCACTGATGGTGGAAATCCTCTCAAGTTGGTCTGGGTCAGGCAGCTGCCAGTCGATAAAGATGAGATACATCAAACTACCGAAAACGCCTCCAACAAGCGGAGCCACCAATGGTACCCAGAACCAGTAGTTGTAACACCTGCagaacaaagagcagcaggacaTAACGGTTAAAGAGTGCAgattcattatttttaacaggTTTTACTTCGATAGAAGAATTTATCACAGTGAAAACCCCCCAGAGAGTagcatattaaatatttaaatatcaaaCTTCACTCAGAGCTCTTTAGTCTAAGatcagcagtttttgttttgtaggtCGACACCTTCCATCAAGATCATTTCCATAGAAAACCAGGTCCGATTAATCTGTCTGCAGCCATCAGCAGTGTtgttcaagttacttgaaaaagtaattagggattacttctccaaaaaagtaatcccgttactttaatgattacttattttcagaattaattaattactttttaaaaaacatgataagGAACCTGAAaaagtaataaagcaataggcctttcagcccaattctacttttttctGCAGactccatcatataaaatgtaatcaaatgaaagtcTCTTtataaaaattgttttaatcttttaactttatgcacattgcatctagcaaaaaaaaattatatgcaacagtctttgacttgaagaaatttgtttaacatttaaacctattttctgcatattccaacatataaataaaactattttttgtgtttacactcactctttcaaagagatgcaagtaaaacatagcagaaaataaataaaatcaaagactacgTCGTCCTGttgctcttaaatctatttaaacctgtttagcaggagcgGAGCAGGCGGGGGTTTGCCCGGTGGCGTAGCGGTCATGCCAGTGGGaggatccgggggtttctctgtgaatttcacattcccgtggcagcgtgctaGGGTACTTGCTCAGAAGTTTAGGgagtttttttcgctgtaaaaagaagttttcttcccacgcatcATACAGCgtacgctaatgtttttgtcactttttacataatcaaactcaaagtaatgtcagtGCTTCCACCCTCTATATATTATCCATGGTTGATCATTGATCTGCACACGTCCGTTACCACGAACATCGCACGCGCTtacatcattgtcatgagacactctcggaaaaaaaaaaaaaaatcacggtctagtaacgcagcgtgcttatgggaaagtaacagtaatctaattccttttttgcaatagtaatcccttcctttactcgttacttgaaaggGTAATCGCGTTACTGCGATCAGTAACAAAAACAATCTGTTATTTCGAATACAGCTGAACAATAAGCTGAAAGGCCTGATAATAATTAATCAAGAAGCTATAAACTCAACTCAGATGAGATGAATTCCTCTTTGTCTATTTAATAAAAGCCTTACATGTTGATCTTGTGTTAAATTTGTGTTTCTCTTGgcctgttttgctgtttttctgcccaTAGTGTTATAAcgcagctttaagtgtttaagacACTGTGCACTGAGCATTTGTGGAACCACACGTCTCACATGATCATAAGATTATAAAgagaaaacagctttttcaTGGAAAAACCCTCAGGATAACTCTTCCATTGTCCAACAATCTTTGACATACTTTTGTGAAATTAAGACATAAACAAAGTTTCAATAAAACCAATAACTTAAGCAGATAAGATACTTACGTGAAGACCTCAGTCCCCCAGCCTGCAGCTAGGGTAAAGAGGCGAGGCCCCAGGTCCCGAGCAGGATTTATGGCAGCACCACAGTTAGCCGACATTGAAATGGAGATCCCCAGAACGACAGCTGCCACTACAACAGGAACCAGCTCAGAGGGAGCCGGGgtgttcctcttttcctccaaaCCCAGGATACACAACAGCAACATGCCGGTGCCCACTACCTAATGAAATGTCAACTCATTACGTTGGGTACGGGAGCAGCTGCTAAAAGATCCAATCCTGTTAATAATTATACTCACTTGGTCAAAGAAACTTCTGCCCACAGAAAGGTAGTCAGAGGGGTATGTGGCAAATATTGAGGCAGTCTCATTCCTGCCGTACACAGTCAACACTCCTCCACTAAAAGTCATTAAGGCATCTGCGACCGAAACAGAGGTGttgcaggaaacaaaacaaactaatttttttatttatatgtcacaaaaattaaaaagacaaaccaTAGTAGACGAGATAGACAACCCCCGACGCCACGAAAGCCCCCACCACCTGGGAGAGGGAATAGGGCACGAGCCTCGACCAGGACACCTTCCccaaaacacagaaactcaGGGTCACCGCTGGGTTCAGATGGGCACCTGCAGGGATGTAGGGTACATATTTGGAGAAGGATACAGGAAGgtgaaagttaaaaatgaaggtAATTAGACACACTGGCAGGTGATCGTGTCTCTGATTATCTGTGTTATCATATAACAGTGGATTGTCATAGGTATGAGCCAAAGCAAACACTTTGCAAAAGAAAGTagataatttattattatctattatCTTATTTGTAAAGAGCTCTGGTGATAAATTTTGTGTACTCATTTAATAACTGCAATAAAAGTCATAATTACCTGAGGGATTTTAGACTGTGCAGAGCATATTGTAATGAGTTTAAATGTAAtactatgtaaaaaaaaaaagaaaaaaggaaatgttaGTGCCCATTATGGAtatcttttaatttttacctGAGATGCCCTTGGTGAGATACATGGCTGACATAACTCCCACAGAGAAGGCCATGTTGCCAGATAGAAACTGGCCTTTAGTCTCATTGCTGGTTTTTActtgtgcagcagcagcacagccaaAGAGCTTTGTTGCAGATAAAGAGGACAGAGAAGGTGGAAGGTGCATGAGAAGTCAGAAGTTACTGCAAAACTCAGGTGAACAAAGAAACGAGATTTTCCACAGCTAAAAATCCCGACATCAAAACTAACTTAAATAGACGTAGAGGAAAGCACATGAGCAAATTTCAGTATACCTTTCTTGACTAACTAATTGATAAACAGAGACAAATTTGTTCTTGTTAAAGTGTAATTTAATGCCCTCCTCTTTAGACTTTGTAATGACCCGTGTTATCTGAATGACCATGTAAGGGACAGTATGGCTGTTACATTGTGATCTCACCACAGATGAGAAGATTTATGTAGAAAATTACGTAAGCTGCAAATATAacttctttttaatatttttttgatctttttcttcattttaatctttttaatatttgataTACAAGCATAAATTATTGTAATCTGTTCTAACTCCAAGCAAAGTTCCCAATAAAATCTCAGTAGAGATTCTGCAGTCAGGTGAAAACTGTTTTAGACATGTGGCACAATTAAGGGTTTCAATTTCAACTCATATGGATTGTGCTTTCTTTAAATGCATTACATCAATTTATGTATTGTGatcaggagatattttattttgtattctcacAATCAGTTATCAttgattaatcatttaccattgttgaatCGGTTGACAGAATAATCTTTTAATTACATCTGTGTTACTTTGAGCAAGTATTAATGCACACTGACTGTTCAGTGAGGTTCTGTATCATTCTTGCTATCTACTTAAGTTGTTGCACTTTAGTGCAGTCACACCATACAGACCCACTAGTCCTGTTGGGCCCAGGCCTGCGTGTAGTTCTGCACGTACGCCGGCCTGTAACTACATGCACGCACTTATGTAACACACACGCACGTTCACCTACACATTTAGTAATAATAGGAGGGTCGTCTGAGGACAGTTTCTCTGATAGATACACtttcacaaaatgcacaatgtaatacacacttgtttttctcttaagAGTAGCAGTTGATGTCTATATAAGGGAAAACTTTGTGATAGGCGGGGAATTGTCATCATTTGAGATCATTTCCAGTAAAGATCCAACTGTGATGTCATAATGGCAATATAAGGAGACTGATGCTTCAGTTGACGAAAGGATTCGATTGCAAATTGTCTTTTCCCACACTTAGTGCACAAAGTGTGTAATAAAGATCACTATTTTTGACACCTACTTCGGCTTGGG
The DNA window shown above is from Astatotilapia calliptera chromosome 11, fAstCal1.2, whole genome shotgun sequence and carries:
- the aqp10a gene encoding aquaporin-10a — its product is MLKLRAMRVRCPLVRECMAEFLGTFVLMLFGCAAAAQVKTSNETKGQFLSGNMAFSVGVMSAMYLTKGISGAHLNPAVTLSFCVLGKVSWSRLVPYSLSQVVGAFVASGVVYLVYYDALMTFSGGVLTVYGRNETASIFATYPSDYLSVGRSFFDQVVGTGMLLLCILGLEEKRNTPAPSELVPVVVAAVVLGISISMSANCGAAINPARDLGPRLFTLAAGWGTEVFTCYNYWFWVPLVAPLVGGVFGSLMYLIFIDWQLPDPDQLERISTISEKLAKKEMS